aagcacaaggtaggggtttctaataaagtggccaaagaggaagcataaggtagggttttctaataaagtggccagagaggaagcacaaggtaggggtttctaataaagtggccaaagaggaagcataaggtaggggtttctaataaagtggccagagaggaagcacaaggtaggggtttctaataaagtggccagagaggaagcccaaggtaggggtttctaataaagtggccagagaggaagcacaaggtaggggtttctaataaagtggccagagaggaaACTGTCAGtatatgtttctaataaagtggccagagaggaaACTGTCAGtatatgtttctaataaagtggccagagaggaaACTGTCAGTAtatgtttctaatgaagtggccagagAGGAAACTGTCAGtatatgtttctaataaagtggcctgtgtgTGCCCTCTCTGCTTGCATTAGCAGTTTGCAGTGAGACTCATTATGCACCTCCAGGGTCTTGAATATTTAAGAGTGTTTTTATTTGGTGTGTTAGCATCTCACACAAGCACAGGAACAGTAATCCCCCTACAGTATTAATAAAGCCTGTCTCTGCCCTTGTGATTTTGCTCTCTGCTGGGGTTAAGAGGTCATGCTTTATGTGGCGTCAGTCTGATCTGCTAAACAGAtcatgaatgagcagctgtgcTTGTGTAATATTGATGATCTTGTGTTCGGCTGTACAGCAGCTTTGACGGTGTAGTGTTGATGCTCTCGCACTGCTGCTCGTTCTCACATCAGTATGTGATGCTCTTGTTGAGGAGTTAGTGCTGACATGCTTGTACTGATGTTTTTGACTTAGTGTTGATGTTCTTGGGTTCAGTATTTAGGATCTTGCAGTAATATTCTTGCTTAGTGTTGACCCTTCTGCTCTGGTAGTGCTGTTGGGTTAGTGTTGACCCTTCTGCTCTGGTAGTGCTGTTAGCCTAGTGTTGACCCTTCTGCTCTGGTAGTGCTGTTGGGTTAGTGTTGACCCTTCTGCTCTGGTAATGCTGCTGGGTTAGTGTTGACCCTTCTGCTCTGGTAGTGCTGTTGGGTTAGTGTTGACCCTTCTGCTCTGGTAATGCTGCTGGGTTAGTGTTGACCCTTCTGCTCTGGTAGTGCTGTTGGGTTAGTGTTGACCCTTCTGCTCTGGTAGTGCTGTTAGCCTAGTGTTGACCCTTCTGCTCTGGTAGTGCTGCTGGGTTAGTGTTGACCCTTCTGCTCTGGTAGTGCTGTTGGGTTAGTGTTGACCCTTCTGCTCTGGTAGTGCTGCTGGGTTAGTGTTGACCCTTCTGCTCTGGTAGTGCTGCTGGGTTAGTGTTGACCCTTCTGCTCTGGTAGTGCTGTTAGCCTAGTGTTGACCCTTCTGCTCTGGTAGTGCTGCTGGGTTAGTGTTGACCCTTCTGCTCTGGTAGTGCTGTTGGGTTAGTGTTGACCCTTCTGCTCTGGTAGTGCTGCTGGGTTAGTGTTGACCCTTCTGCTCTGGTAGTGCTGCTGGGTTAGTGTTGACCCTTCTGCTCTGGTAGTGCTGTTAGCCTAGTGTTGACCCTTCTGCTCTGGTAGTGCTGTTGGGTTAGTGTTGACCCTTCTGCTCTGGTAGTGCTGTTGGGTTAGTGTTGACCCTTCTGCTCTGGTAGTGCTGCTGGGTTAGTGTTGACCCTTCTGCTCTGGTAGTGCTGCTGGGTTAGTGTTGACCCTTCTGCTCTGGTAGTGCTGTTGGGTTAGTGTTGACCCTTCTGCTCTGGTAGTGCTGCTGGGTTAGTGTTGACCCTTCTGCTCTGGTAGTGCTGCTGGGTTAGTGTTGACCCTTCTGCTCTGGTAGTGCTGTTAGCCTAGTGTTGACCCTTCTGCTCTGGTAGTGCTGTTGGGTTAGTGTTGACCCTTCTGCTCTGGTAATGCTGCTGGGTTAGTGTTGACCCTTCTGCTCTGGTAGTGCTGCTGGGTTAGTGTTGACCCTTCTGCTCTGGTAGTGCTGTTGGGTTAGTGTTGACCCTTCTGCTCTGGTAGTGCTGCTGGGTTAGTGTTGACCCTTCTGCTCTGGTAGTGCTGCTGGGTTAGTGTTGACCCTTCTGCTCTGGTAGTGCTGTTAGCCTAGTGTTGACCCTTCTGCTCTGGTAGTGCTGTTGGGTTAGTGTTGACCCTTCTGCTCTGGTAGTGCTGTTGGGTTAGTGTTGACCCTTCTGCTCTGGTAGTGCTGCTGGGTTAGTGTTGACCCTTCTGCTCTGGTAGTGCTGCTGGGTTAGTGTTGACCCTTCTGCTCTGGTAGTGCTGTTGGGTTAGTGTTGACCCTTCTGCTCTGGTAGTGCTGCTGGGTTAGTGTTGACCCTTCTGCTCTGGTAGTGCTGCTGGGTTAGTGTTGACCCTTCTGCTCTGGTAGTGCTGTTAGCCTAGTGTTGACCCTTCTGCTCTGGTAGTGCTGTTGGGTTAGTGTTGACCCTTCTGCTCTGGTAATGCTGCTGGGTTAGTGTTGACCCTTCTGCTCTGGTAGTGCTGTTGGGTTAGTGTTGACCCTTCTGCTCTGGTAGTGCTGTTAGCCTAGTGTTGACCCTTCTGCTCTGGTAGTGCTGTTAGCCTAGTGTTGACCCTTCTCCCAGGCTTTGGTGTTGATGTTCTGGCGTGTTCGCAGGTAAGAAGGGAAACGGTGTGGAGAAGTTGGTCCCCCCTCCAGAACTGTCAGAACCTGTGTTGCCCGGGGCGATGGTGGCGGCTGCTGTGTCTCTGGCAGCAGCCAAATCTGCAGCAAGTCTCACAGCCGTTCCCCTCTACAGACACATCATTGCTCTCAGAGACCCACAGGTGAACacatttctcagagttttctaAATGGATAAAGAACATAAATGTGAACTGTATTCACcttctgtctgcctgcctgtctgcctgcctgtctgcctgcctgcctgtctgtcactgCAGGCTCTGAGTGCAGTCTTCATGCCCAGACCCCTGGTAACAGTCCTAAGTTGTGGAAAAGCATCAGCAGGGAAACTCAACATGCTAGAGGAACTCATCATACTGCCCACCAAGACACACTCAACCAGAGAGGTACCTACTCTCACTTTCCTACTTTCCACCctcctacttttaataaaagtttaaacatttttaatcttATCCCTCAAAGCTGACTTTGTGGAGATacaaggggtgtgtgtgtgtgtgttctttgtgTTTAGATCATCAAGATGGGCCATGACCTCCAGACAGAAATAAAGAGGATATCCACCACAGCCACAGCGGGTAAAACTGGGGTAAGTGGTCAGAAACAGCACAGTTGGATACAGTACGGCCACTCGCCATCAGTGGTACACAGGAAAGAAGTACATGGGGGTATGTTGAGTTCACATGGTGGGTTTGGTAGTAAGACAGTATTGCAAAAACTGCCGAGGCAAAGCAGGCAGTCTAATGTTAGCctaatctaacatcctatacatttatatatcaTTTCTGGCTCTAACAGATCAGAGGGGGGAcgggcttcctaccacaaagcagtAGCCACCAGTTTCAGAGTTCTCCCCCCTCTCTTAtagtcttctcccaaatcatcataagctgaaGCATCATAATAGTAGATAAGACAACATACCACAGAATTCCTACAAACCAAGCCTGACCCATTGGGTTTAAAAGTCGCTGGATCGATCTGCAGCACGCACACAATACCGTCTGCCCGCTCTCCAGCAACATTCAGCACAACATAGAACACCTcacaaaaagacagaaaagcactgcctcctctctctctctctcgctccccctTTCAAACTCTCTTGAATTTGgtgttttcacaaagcagctttcttTGCAAGGCCTTTTGGTACCCTTGCTCGCTCGTGATTCGGTGTAAAGTAGCGTTTGTGCAGAACCACATTACCAGTGACTCTTAAGCTACACTTGGGCACCACCCACGAAATCTCTCCTTATATTCTTACAAATGAACAAAGGCTGGTGCAGAGCGTTGCTCTTTCACTGTGGACTTCAGTCAGGGCTGCAATGTAACCATTGACTTATTTGTAGCTCGTTGAAAGAAGCAGACATACAGATTCTGCACATGTCATCAGACATTACATtacagctgtgtgttttgtttgtgtgatgGATAGCCCAGATGCCGATGGCCACCTAATCGCCCAAGGCCCAGCATGCATTAGTGTGCAGACCTACTTGCCTAATTAACcctaattttaaataatttaatattttatacaaTACACCGATCATTAGCACCTAATGCACCAGCTAATACAGAGTGAAGAGCCCTTAGTGTGCCGCCACAATAGATCTGACCAAtgggcaccaagactaacagcagcagcagatccttaaagtcctgtaagttgtgaggtgggcgggccCTCCTTGGGCATCAGTGAGCCGTAGGCACCTATGACCCTGTCGTCAGTTCACCTGTTGTCCGTCCTTGGAGCACttatggtaggtactgaccactgcatacagggaacaccccacaagacctgcctgatgtgtttatttatttatttatttatttatttatttttatgttctaATCCAGTCGTCTGGCCCAGAATATCATAGTATGGTTCTTGTAatggtgtctcagattcttatgcttgtcaacttttcctgcttcaacactgTTTTTCACTCCACCTGCCATTTATCTGgtactaatgttctggctggtTGGTATGTAGTAGTATGTTTCAAGTTTTTGCACCCTCCTAATAAGCCTtgtcctcttctctctttctctgtgtctctctctctctctctctctctcagcccgCAGTACTGGGTGTATCTCAAGGTGGCGCTCTGCAGCTGAGCTTTGAGCGCTCGGAGCAGGCTCTGGACCTGCTGATGGAGGCCTGTGTGAACCTGAAGCTGCCGATGGGCACGGAGCTTCGGCTAGCGATCAATTGCGCCGCTCACACACTCATGGACTATGTGCGTGGACAAAGGGTGAAAGGTTCACCTTGTGGGACATTTGTGTTTTGTTGGGGTTCTGGTTGTCCCTTACCCTGAAGGCTGAAGACATTAGCATTTTTCAGCATTTAGAGTGTCTCTAGTCCTGGAGGTCCGCTGCTTCAAGCCATCCTTAAAGCAGTTTATACACTTACATTTACCCATCACTGTCCAGAgacgaaggctttctaccagattttggagaagcgttgctgtgaggatttgtgaggatagttgaatgatcaccaccccgcccCATCCCATCCTAAAGTACTGGAGGGAGCTCCATCCataatttcagaaaacacagttcttccactgctccacagcttaacgCTGGGGgatctttatacccctctagcccacgcctggcattaggcatagtttATCATGTTTATCaactccagagggtcctattctattggcaagctgtgtgtgtggctgtgtcaGCAGTAGGAGAAAATTACAGTagtggaatgcatttattagatgaggtgtccataaacatttggacagaaatATTTCTGGCTTATATGTTTTTGTGCTCCGTCGCAGCCGAGGGGGAAGTACGAGGTGATGGCAGGGACACTGAAGTCTCCGGATGAGCTGGTGGATGTGTATGCAGGGCTGGTCAGTAAATACCCAGCTATCGCTGCCCTCATCGACCCGTTTAGGAGAGAGGTAAGAGGCAGAGTATGATATCCACTTTTAGAATCCTCCTCAAATACTGCTGAAGTCCATTTTTGCAACCCGAGGCCTGCGGCTGTGGGACCAGAGGCTATGTTGACTAATGATCTTAGTTAATTGAGTGTTTGTCTAACTTAGACGTGCCTAATTCAGACTGGTGGATTGTTTCTGTATAAGTATAATCTGGCAACCTAGAGCTTGTTTCTGATTAAtgcctttcctctctctgtggTAAGTACACTCTGGCAACCCACAGCATGGGTCTGACTGGCATTTGTTTGgtccatataaaaaaaatctggcaAACTGGGGTTTAGGTCTGAtggcttttctttctctgtgtaaAGTATAAGTAAAATCTGGCAACCTTGGTGTTGGTTCTGACTAAGGGCTTTCAGTTTTAATGAAAATCTGGCAACCTGTTacctgagtctctctctctgtgcaggaTGAGGAACAGTGGCAAAAGCTGAACTCCCTGATTGGCCGCCAGTGCTGCCTGGTTGCAGACGCAGCGTTCAGTCCGTGTCCACGCTGGAGGGATGCTAAGCCCCTCCCTCCAGGAGTCACATGGGTCACTCTTAGACACCGCAGTGAGATGACCCTCACCGACCTCCTCCACACAGTCTCAGAGAAAAGAGGTACAGGTCAAATCCTGCTCTCAGCGCACAGACACCGGCCAAAATACCAGAAACACTCACagtctatgaattattcagtatctacaattaattattcaccagcttatgaattattaagtaactactatgaaGCTAATGTGTGAGCTGTGTAGGTATACATGTGAGGAAATGAAGTGTGGACACACATACAAGCCTTGCAGGGGTTAAACAGGGAAAACCAGAGAGagctagacacacacacacacacacacactcccacacacacacatgcactgaaCAAATTCAGTTAAGGCTAAACACTCTGTGTAGAGCTAACTGTGATGTACAGCTTTACAATCAGGGTGAATGACTGATCACCTGATCACTGCACCTAAtcagtaaaagagagagagagagagagagagagagagaggatgtcaTAGACATTAGCTCACTGGAAGGGCGATCAGTGTcatcagagagcgagagagtggagACTCTATTGACTGCATTATACAA
The Salminus brasiliensis chromosome 10, fSalBra1.hap2, whole genome shotgun sequence genome window above contains:
- the eno4 gene encoding enolase 4 isoform X3 produces the protein MSYKGFINAEQERYELKSRAAEYYRANRVPRTLEGLLNQLFEEKPADIYGYMLVCGAVITGLDEDGGESGDVVTDGNHQQASVAVALEWIREQLSSMLCGFNPAHQTHLDKVLSDFLMARYLEEQDDRNRKMKSEEEEKKSEKAPEATPPPQPAQNKDKKGEKGKKGNGVEKLVPPPELSEPVLPGAMVAAAVSLAAAKSAASLTAVPLYRHIIALRDPQALSAVFMPRPLVTVLSCGKASAGKLNMLEELIILPTKTHSTREIIKMGHDLQTEIKRISTTATAGKTGPAVLGVSQGGALQLSFERSEQALDLLMEACVNLKLPMGTELRLAINCAAHTLMDYPRGKYEVMAGTLKSPDELVDVYAGLVSKYPAIAALIDPFRREDEEQWQKLNSLIGRQCCLVADAAFSPCPRWRDAKPLPPGVTWVTLRHRSEMTLTDLLHTVSEKRDVETILAVSSEEIGDDSMVDMAVGVGVTFIKLGGLSGGGRMNKYNRLQSIEQELQEQGILAGMRQMKLPWEQEEAELNPEEAN